The Clostridioides difficile genome has a segment encoding these proteins:
- a CDS encoding ABC transporter ATP-binding protein, with protein sequence MEILRVENLTKSYGKNETKVDAIKNVSLSIKKGEFIAITGPSGSGKSTLLHLLGGVDRPTSGNVYINDVDIYNLKTKDLAIFRRRNIGLVYQFYNLIPVLNVKENILLPAELDNRKIDKEYLNDLMKTLGLGDRENHLPNQLSGGQQQRTSIGRALINRPSIVLADEPTGNLDSKNSKEILELLKVSVKKYNQTLIMITHDKNIALQADRIIGIEDGIIKSDEVM encoded by the coding sequence ATGGAAATTTTAAGAGTGGAAAATCTAACTAAAAGTTATGGTAAAAATGAAACAAAAGTAGATGCAATAAAAAATGTAAGTTTGTCTATCAAAAAAGGTGAGTTTATAGCAATAACAGGTCCAAGTGGAAGTGGAAAGAGTACATTATTACACTTATTGGGAGGTGTTGATAGACCGACTAGTGGTAATGTTTATATAAATGATGTGGATATATATAATCTAAAAACTAAGGATTTAGCAATCTTTAGAAGAAGAAATATAGGTCTTGTATATCAATTCTATAATTTAATTCCTGTGTTAAATGTCAAAGAAAATATATTACTTCCAGCAGAGCTTGATAATAGAAAGATTGATAAAGAATACTTGAATGATTTAATGAAAACCTTGGGTCTAGGCGATAGAGAAAATCATCTTCCTAATCAATTATCAGGAGGTCAACAACAAAGAACATCTATAGGACGTGCCTTAATCAATAGACCATCTATAGTATTAGCAGATGAACCAACAGGTAATTTAGATAGCAAAAACTCAAAAGAAATACTAGAACTATTAAAAGTATCAGTAAAAAAATACAATCAGACATTAATAATGATAACTCATGACAAAAACATAGCACTTCAGGCTGATAGGATTATAGGCATAGAAGACGGAATTATAAAAAGTGACGAGGTGATGTAA
- a CDS encoding ABC transporter permease: MNLYTSLTVRYLKQNKRRTIVTIIGIILSTALICGIGNIFESFMDYQIRETIKNDGSYHAKFYNVNTKNIDYVTKSAEIKSYALTNQLGYSRIEDTVNGILSIKQYDKNAMEGYSVSIKEGRFPAKDGEIILSENIVNLMEKKLKVGDKISLKVGDMFDSNNKKIDDMSVFHEGDYIANEKEKTFKIVGIIKRPGFELTDQIATGLTYFNPIDNNKETVNISITVKNPKDIYEITRKISNNIYTNKDKASNLEMIEYNEHLLRLQGASKYVNINSSIKAIITMVTILVIICTIATVYNSFSISITERKKQFGILNSIGATTSQIKRLVFIEGIIISFIGIPIGLLSGTVAIDLVFKAINKYLTESVVSQMGLQIVYNPLIIIISIIIVLLTIFISILLPAITASNISPLSVIRSSGDYKVGKVKNSKLIKLVFGTEGVLAYKSVRRNRKKFIVTLFSLIVSIVIFISFSGFMANFLKGEEIRNSQRNYDLYLSSRQISKSMDDTLNKLKNISGIKNFEVATGEYVSIGVGKDKINKSKENLIKDYYQQRKVGDSYEYEFNNNELIFPGETAIQNKTKNLIKGSFDKERAIKENGVIFVRKSYFESKGKKGVIELTNYKVGDTVTCEYTDENGSKKKVNIKILGITDEKRLGMGYQNMGLQFITYDEVAENMNLKLEKGIVFIDSGGSAQTRKSIESLAKKNNVNFYDENTSDKSAKQNLKAIKVFVYGFIVVISLVSVTNILNTVSTSINLRKRELAIIQSIGVTPGGFRKMIYLESFIYGILSLLFGIPIGIGLILIMNKFVSGVIEFSTVIPWIAIIICIVSVFVITFIAAYIPMNKLNKENIIDNIRKESI; this comes from the coding sequence ATGAATCTATATACATCTCTAACTGTTAGATATCTAAAACAAAATAAAAGACGAACTATTGTAACTATAATTGGAATAATACTTTCAACAGCATTAATTTGTGGTATAGGTAACATATTTGAAAGTTTTATGGATTATCAAATAAGAGAGACCATAAAAAATGATGGAAGCTATCATGCTAAATTCTACAATGTAAACACAAAAAATATAGACTATGTAACAAAATCAGCTGAAATAAAAAGTTATGCACTTACTAATCAACTTGGATACTCTAGAATAGAAGATACTGTAAATGGTATATTAAGCATTAAACAATATGATAAAAATGCTATGGAAGGATATAGCGTTTCTATAAAGGAAGGTCGATTCCCAGCTAAAGATGGAGAAATTATTTTAAGTGAAAACATAGTTAATCTTATGGAGAAAAAGCTAAAAGTAGGAGATAAGATAAGCTTAAAAGTAGGAGACATGTTTGATAGTAATAACAAAAAAATTGACGATATGAGTGTATTTCATGAAGGAGACTATATTGCAAATGAAAAAGAAAAGACATTCAAAATTGTAGGTATAATCAAAAGACCAGGATTTGAACTCACTGACCAAATTGCTACTGGGTTAACTTACTTTAATCCTATAGATAATAACAAAGAGACTGTGAACATATCAATAACAGTAAAAAATCCTAAAGATATATATGAAATAACAAGAAAAATAAGTAATAATATATATACAAATAAAGATAAAGCATCAAATCTTGAAATGATAGAATACAATGAACATTTATTGAGATTACAAGGAGCTAGTAAGTATGTAAATATAAATAGTTCTATAAAAGCTATAATTACTATGGTAACTATTTTAGTAATTATATGTACAATTGCTACAGTATATAATTCTTTTAGTATTTCTATAACTGAGCGAAAAAAGCAGTTTGGAATATTAAATTCTATAGGAGCTACTACTAGTCAAATCAAAAGATTAGTTTTTATTGAAGGCATTATAATTAGTTTTATTGGTATACCAATAGGGCTATTGTCTGGAACAGTAGCTATAGATTTAGTATTTAAAGCTATAAATAAATACCTTACAGAATCAGTTGTATCACAGATGGGTTTACAAATAGTATATAATCCATTAATAATAATTATCAGTATAATAATTGTTTTGCTTACAATTTTCATATCAATTCTCCTACCTGCAATAACAGCTTCTAATATTTCTCCTCTTAGTGTAATAAGGAGCAGTGGAGATTACAAAGTAGGTAAGGTTAAAAATTCGAAACTTATTAAATTAGTTTTTGGAACAGAAGGTGTACTTGCATATAAAAGTGTAAGAAGAAATAGAAAGAAATTTATTGTGACACTTTTTTCTTTAATAGTAAGTATAGTAATATTTATATCTTTTAGCGGATTTATGGCAAATTTCTTAAAAGGTGAAGAAATCAGAAATTCTCAAAGAAACTACGATTTATATTTAAGTTCAAGACAAATATCCAAGTCTATGGATGATACTCTAAATAAACTAAAAAATATATCTGGAATAAAAAACTTTGAAGTAGCTACAGGAGAGTATGTTTCTATAGGAGTTGGTAAGGATAAAATAAATAAATCTAAAGAAAATCTAATTAAGGATTATTATCAACAACGTAAGGTTGGAGATAGTTATGAATATGAGTTTAACAATAATGAATTAATTTTTCCTGGAGAGACTGCAATACAAAATAAAACAAAGAACTTAATAAAAGGCTCTTTTGATAAAGAAAGAGCAATTAAAGAAAATGGAGTGATATTTGTTAGAAAAAGTTACTTTGAATCAAAGGGTAAGAAAGGAGTAATAGAGCTAACTAATTACAAAGTTGGAGATACTGTAACTTGTGAATATACTGATGAAAATGGTTCAAAGAAAAAAGTAAACATAAAAATTCTTGGTATAACTGATGAGAAACGTTTGGGAATGGGTTATCAAAATATGGGATTACAATTTATAACTTATGATGAGGTTGCAGAAAATATGAATTTAAAGTTAGAGAAAGGTATTGTCTTTATTGATTCAGGGGGGAGTGCTCAGACTAGGAAGAGTATAGAATCTTTGGCTAAGAAAAATAATGTCAATTTCTATGATGAAAATACAAGTGATAAAAGTGCAAAGCAAAATTTAAAAGCTATTAAAGTTTTTGTATATGGGTTTATAGTAGTGATATCTCTAGTAAGTGTTACAAATATACTAAATACAGTAAGTACAAGTATAAATCTAAGAAAAAGAGAACTAGCAATAATACAATCCATAGGAGTTACTCCTGGAGGTTTTAGAAAAATGATATACTTAGAAAGTTTTATCTATGGTATTTTATCTTTATTGTTTGGTATACCAATTGGTATTGGGCTAATACTTATTATGAATAAATTCGTTTCAGGTGTAATTGAGTTTTCTACAGTTATACCATGGATAGCAATTATCATATGTATAGTAAGTGTTTTTGTAATAACCTTTATAGCAGCATATATACCTATGAATAAATTAAATAAGGAAAATATAATAGATAATATAAGAAAGGAAAGTATATAA
- a CDS encoding GntR family transcriptional regulator yields the protein MILNLDFNSDKSIYVQIKEEITKAIASGELKINESLPSVRSMAENIGVNLHTVNKSYNELKEEGFLNIDRRKGAIVAQLPMETENSTRQKNRLDLELLVAKSYLSGINKEEFLTLSKNLFDKYEVKYYE from the coding sequence ATGATTTTAAATTTAGATTTTAATAGCGATAAGTCTATTTATGTACAAATTAAAGAAGAGATAACTAAAGCTATAGCTTCAGGAGAATTGAAAATAAATGAATCACTTCCATCTGTAAGAAGTATGGCTGAAAATATTGGTGTAAATCTACATACGGTAAATAAATCTTATAATGAATTAAAAGAAGAGGGATTCTTAAATATTGATAGAAGAAAAGGTGCAATTGTTGCTCAACTTCCAATGGAAACAGAAAACTCAACTCGCCAAAAAAATAGACTTGATTTAGAGCTTTTAGTGGCAAAATCTTATTTATCAGGTATCAATAAGGAAGAATTTCTGACATTAAGTAAAAATTTATTTGATAAGTATGAGGTGAAATACTATGAATAA
- a CDS encoding HAMP domain-containing histidine kinase has product MFLYNPEVKNFFSKYIILMLMVIFLSTGFSLININTAKNMIVKNNQAIIGTLVNKYPKLESDIVDIITQGKSMENVEFGEKILSKYNYDKTIKINSEPLTSKLLSNTIKINIILVCIIFVLIFMLMIKYFKAMYNDLSDMTKYVYYSSEGKEFDMKNRNQEGQIGLLKTELLKMTTILNEKVELLKSEKIFLNNTISDISHQLKTPMTSLIILSDLLYNDVPYEVKIDFLDKIKNQLNRMDWLIKSMLKLSKVEAKVIKFKREKIKFSELIHKAMQPMKIPMEIKNQKLSIEGNGDVSYVGDIDWSVEALVNIIKNCIEHTPEFGNISIIYKENPLFSELIIEDDGEGIDKKDIPHIFKRFYRGKSSAKEDSVGIGLAMAKSIIESQNGDIYVNSEKGKGTEFHIAFHKIYDDNSD; this is encoded by the coding sequence ATGTTTCTATATAATCCTGAAGTAAAGAACTTTTTTAGTAAATATATTATTTTGATGCTGATGGTAATTTTTCTATCAACTGGATTTAGTTTAATCAATATAAATACAGCTAAAAATATGATTGTAAAAAATAATCAAGCTATAATAGGCACTTTAGTTAACAAATATCCAAAACTAGAAAGTGATATAGTAGATATAATAACTCAAGGAAAGTCTATGGAAAATGTAGAATTTGGCGAGAAAATATTAAGTAAGTATAACTATGATAAAACTATTAAAATAAATTCTGAGCCTCTTACTTCTAAATTACTTTCAAATACTATAAAAATAAATATAATCTTGGTTTGTATAATTTTTGTGTTGATATTTATGTTGATGATTAAATATTTTAAAGCTATGTATAATGATTTATCAGATATGACTAAGTATGTTTACTATAGTTCAGAGGGAAAAGAATTTGATATGAAAAATAGAAATCAAGAAGGGCAGATAGGTCTTCTAAAAACAGAGTTATTGAAGATGACAACAATTCTTAATGAAAAAGTTGAACTTTTAAAATCAGAAAAAATATTTTTAAATAATACGATTTCAGATATATCACATCAGTTGAAAACTCCTATGACTTCCTTAATTATACTAAGTGATTTATTATATAATGATGTACCATATGAAGTAAAAATAGACTTTTTAGACAAGATAAAAAATCAACTAAACCGTATGGACTGGTTGATTAAAAGTATGCTTAAATTATCAAAAGTAGAAGCTAAAGTTATAAAGTTTAAGAGAGAAAAAATAAAGTTTAGTGAACTTATACATAAAGCAATGCAACCAATGAAAATACCTATGGAGATTAAAAATCAAAAGTTAAGCATAGAAGGAAATGGTGATGTATCTTATGTTGGTGATATTGATTGGTCAGTGGAGGCTTTAGTAAATATAATAAAAAACTGTATAGAACATACTCCGGAGTTTGGAAATATAAGTATAATTTACAAAGAAAATCCACTATTTTCAGAGCTAATAATAGAAGATGATGGCGAAGGAATAGATAAGAAAGATATACCACATATTTTTAAACGTTTCTATAGAGGTAAAAGTAGTGCAAAAGAGGATAGTGTAGGTATAGGACTTGCAATGGCAAAATCCATAATAGAAAGCCAAAATGGGGATATTTATGTAAATAGTGAAAAAGGTAAAGGAACAGAATTTCATATAGCATTTCATAAGATATACGATGATAATAGTGACTAA
- a CDS encoding response regulator transcription factor, protein MLKLLIVEDDSTISFGIKYALEQEGFSVDISKDLSSGREMISSNEYSMVLLDVMLPDGTGYEFCEYIRKFSQIPIIFLTACDEEVNIVMGLDIGGDDYITKPFRIRELISRINAVLRRKGDAIEENKKILKFRDLNIYTLEARVYKNDKEIFLTSVEYKLLLILIQNKNTVLSRTQILEKLWDVTYDFVSDNTLTVYIKRLREKIGDDLCKPIYIETVRGLGYKWIGSENNVSI, encoded by the coding sequence ATGTTAAAGTTGTTGATAGTTGAGGATGACAGCACTATCTCTTTTGGAATAAAGTATGCACTGGAACAAGAGGGATTTAGTGTAGATATATCAAAGGATTTATCGAGTGGAAGAGAAATGATATCTTCTAATGAATACAGTATGGTACTTCTTGATGTAATGTTACCAGATGGAACAGGATATGAATTTTGTGAGTATATAAGAAAATTTTCTCAGATTCCTATAATATTTTTAACTGCTTGTGATGAAGAAGTAAACATTGTAATGGGTCTTGATATAGGTGGGGATGATTATATAACAAAGCCTTTTAGAATTAGAGAATTAATATCGAGGATAAATGCTGTCTTAAGAAGAAAAGGTGATGCTATAGAAGAAAATAAGAAGATACTTAAATTTAGAGATTTAAATATATATACATTAGAAGCTAGAGTATATAAAAATGACAAAGAAATATTTCTGACATCTGTTGAATATAAGCTTCTTTTAATTCTTATACAGAATAAAAATACAGTTTTGAGTAGAACTCAAATATTAGAAAAGCTTTGGGATGTAACTTATGATTTTGTTAGTGATAATACTTTAACTGTTTATATAAAAAGACTTAGAGAAAAAATAGGAGATGATTTATGTAAACCAATTTACATAGAAACTGTAAGAGGACTAGGTTATAAATGGATAGGAAGTGAAAATAATGTTTCTATATAA